The nucleotide sequence CATCGAAGGCAGCAAGCGGCCCAGCAATATCAGCAGTCTCGATAATCTTTGCGCTGGACGAAAGTCAGAACAGGTGCACTGCGTGACGGTTCATGGAAGTGATCACTTTTCCGTGCTACAACCGCTGACACGCAAAATTGCCAGCCAGCTGGTGATGGGGCAGCCGGTACAGCTGCAAAGAGATGAAAAATAATGCAGGAGCGGCCGGTTTCGTGCTGCTCAGCCAAAGAGAGGTGAAGGGTAGTTGCATGCCCTCACACAAGGGATGAGTCACGCAAAACCATTGAATCTGTCCGCTGTGCTGGCGTCACAGTCCACGCTGCCAAGTCAGCCTAGGGCTTTGGCGCTGCTGTCCAGCGAGCTGCTCAAGCCGCAGCCGCATATGCGTAGTCTGACGCAGCTTTTCTCGGCAGACCCTGTGCTGGCTGCACGCTTGCTGGCCATGGCGAACGGGCCAGCACATTTGATGAGCCAGCGTGTCAACAGCATTCCAGAGGCGCTGGTCGTTCTCTCCCCCCTGCAACTGCGCCAATTGCTGAACAAGGCCTCGCCGGGGGTGGACCGTGCGTCTGCTGCAGGCTGGCGGCTGGCGTCATTCTGGCGATATAGCCTGGATACCGCGCGCATGGCACGGGCCTTGGCAATGTCGGTGCAGGCCAATGCATCGGCTGCCTATTCGCTTGGGCTGGTGCATGGCCTGGGTGAGTTGTTGCTGCAACAGGCGGACCCCGCAACCGCCGCCAGACTGGCGGAGCTGCTGGAGCCTTTTCACCCGCAAAGACCGCAGGTGGAAATGCAGTTGCTTGGCTACTGCTCAGGGCAGATCTGCGCCCATCTGGCCCGCCAATGGAATCTGCCCGTGGCACTGGCAGACTCTTTGCAATATATGCATCAGCCACTGGAGCAGCCCGCTTTTGAGCCATTGACCGGAGTGCTTCATCTGGCCATGTGGCGCGCCGGAACACGGGCCTTGCAATGGAGCGACCGGAAGCTGGCCGTATCTTTCCCAGCGGAGGTCGGGCTGGCCTTGGGAATGGATATCGACATGGTGTTGCGCCAAGCCTCCATTGACTGGCATGCGGGTGCGGAGCCCGATGTCAGGTTCTAAGTATGTAACCTGTTAATTGTTTTTAAAGGTATCTAGTTGCAGATGCCTGTGGGTAGTCAAGGCGTGGATTCACTGCTAATTACTTCAGGCGATGGTGCGGAATTTGTATCAAACATTGCCTGTTGACTTACAAGCGCGCGCAGTAATTATTGTTTAAATCTATCTAACAAAATTTTAGAGAGTTTTTGTTTATGTTACGTATTGGGCCACAAGCCGAACGTGGCATCAAAACTCTCTGCGCTTGGAGAACATCTTGAAACCTGACAGCCTGGCTTTTGATGAAGGTAATCTGATGTTGCGCCCGCAGTCGGTGGAGCTCAGCAGTGCATCCCTGTGGCCCGATTTTCTGGTGGGTCAGCCGGATAGGCCGGTGCGTGTGCTGGTGGTTGATGATGATGTGCACCTGCGCATGGTCATTTCCCAGGAGGTGATGAATGACCGCCGCACCATGGTGGTTGGCCAGGCCGGCAGTGTGCGGGAAGCCAAGAAGGTCATTCGCCAGCAGGATTTCGATGTCATGCTGCTGGATCTGAACCTGGGCGATGGGGACGGGCTGGAACTCATTGATGTCATGAAAAGCATGCGCCCTCATGCCGATGCCATTGTGATTTCGGTGGTCGAGACCGAAGATCAGGTTGTGCGTGCTTTTGAGCTGGGAGCCACAGGCTATCTGATCAAGAACTCCTGGTTTGGCAACTACCCT is from Comamonas fluminis and encodes:
- a CDS encoding HDOD domain-containing protein, with the protein product MSHAKPLNLSAVLASQSTLPSQPRALALLSSELLKPQPHMRSLTQLFSADPVLAARLLAMANGPAHLMSQRVNSIPEALVVLSPLQLRQLLNKASPGVDRASAAGWRLASFWRYSLDTARMARALAMSVQANASAAYSLGLVHGLGELLLQQADPATAARLAELLEPFHPQRPQVEMQLLGYCSGQICAHLARQWNLPVALADSLQYMHQPLEQPAFEPLTGVLHLAMWRAGTRALQWSDRKLAVSFPAEVGLALGMDIDMVLRQASIDWHAGAEPDVRF
- a CDS encoding response regulator, coding for MLRPQSVELSSASLWPDFLVGQPDRPVRVLVVDDDVHLRMVISQEVMNDRRTMVVGQAGSVREAKKVIRQQDFDVMLLDLNLGDGDGLELIDVMKSMRPHADAIVISVVETEDQVVRAFELGATGYLIKNSWFGNYPQAVLQVANGGASITPTLARRLLQRFDKRVPAPVPDGEEGSSALDRLSMREREVLRLVSSGHTSAEIGTKLEISAMTVNTHIKNIYRKLQVRTRAQAVRFASLRGLF